From the bacterium genome, the window TCTTCAGATCCATAACAAAATTCAATTTTTCCTCATGGATGCCCTCCGGATCGTAGATATAACCGCTCGAATCCGAAAGCGTAACGACTTTGCCTCCCAGTTGATTGATTTTTTGTACGGTGTACTGCGCCACGTTTCCGCTTCCCGAAACCAGACAGATTTTCTTATCGATGGCCTGCCTTCTCGTTTTCAGCATTTCCACGGCAAAAAAAACAGCCCCGTAGCCTGTTGCTTCCGGCCGGATCAAAGAACCGCCCCAGTTCAATCCTTTTCCCGTCAAGACTCCTGTAAATTCTTTTGTGAGCTTCTTGTATTGACCAAAAAGGAATCCGATCTCACGGCCACCGACACCAATATCACCGGCAGGAACATCCGTCTCCGGACCGATGTGACGATACAACTCATTCATAAAGCTCTGACAAAAGCGCATCACTTCATTATCGCTTTTTCCTTTTGGATCGAAATCGGAACCACCTTTGCCGCCACCCATGGGCAGCGTGGTCAAACTGTTCTTGAAGACCTGTTCAAACGCGAGGAACTTCAGAATCCCAAGATTGACCGACGCATGGAAACGCAAACCACCTTTGTACGGTCCGATCGCGCTGTTCATTTGAATGCGGAATCCGCGGTTTATATGAATTTCTCCCTGATCATCCATCCAGGGCACGCGAAACATAACCACGCGTTCCGGTTCAATAATTCTTTCTAGAATTTTAGCAGAGCGGTACTCAGGATGCTTTTCGATCACAAGCGCCAAAGATTCCAAGACTTCTTCAACGGCCTGATGAAATTCAGGTTCACTCGGATTCTTGGCTTTCACCGATGCAATCAGTTCATTTGAGTACGTTGACATACAGGTCTCCTTTTAAGAATGCAATGCCGTGAGATTCATATACGGGACAAGCGCTTCTGGAATTTTTACACTTCCATCCGGCTGCTGATAATTTTCCAAAATCGCAGCGACTGTCCGGCCAATGGCTAACCCGGATCCGTTCAAAGTATGCGCAAGACGCGTTCCTTTGCCGGCGGAAGGTTTATAGCGAATGTTCGCGCGACGCGCCTGAAAATCTTCGAAGTTGGAACAGGATGAGATTTCAACAAATGCATTTTGGCCCGGCATCCAGACTTCCAGATCGTATGTCTTTGCCGAAGAAAAACCCAAATCGCCGGTGCACAGAAGCATCACGCGATATTTCAAGCCGAGCCGTCTAAGAATTTCTTCCGCATCCTGCGTTAGTTGCTCATGTTGCTGATAAGATTCCTCCGGTTTTGAGAAGTGAAGAATCTCCACCTTGTTAAATTGATGCAATCGAATCAGGCCGCGCGTTTCCTGTCCGTACGTTCCTGCTTCTCGGCGAAAACAGGGTGTGTACGCAACATAGCGAATCGGTAAATCCGATTCGTTCAGGACCTCGTCACGGTGAATGTTCGTAACGGGAACTTCTGCAGTGGGAATCAAATATTGGTTCGTGTCCTGTAGCTTGAATAAATCCTCTTCAAACTTCGGCAAGTTCCCTGTTCCGCGGAGCGAGTCCGCATTTGCAATGAAAGGAGGAAGCACCTCCGTGTAACCGCGCGAGGTGTGAACATCGATCATGAAATTGATCAGCGCGCGTTCCAGCTTTGCTCCTGCTCCGCGATAAAGCACGAAACGGCTGCCGGCAATTTTTGCGGCTCTTGCAAAATCCAGGATGCCAAGTTTAACTCCAAGATCGATATGAGTTGCCGCTTTGAAATCAACTTCGACCGAACCTTGGTGGTTCCTCACTTCAACATTTTCAGAAGCTCCGGCGCCCACGGGAACGGAATCATGGGGAAGATTCGGAATGTTCAACAGGTAGTCTGACATCCGGGTCTCTGCACTTCGCACCACTTCGTCGAGTTGTCGGATCCGCTCTTTTACCTGTCGCATCTCTTCCATGCGAGCTTCCATATCCTCGCCGCGGCTTTTTGCTTCCCCAATTTCCTTGGAGACAACGTTGCTGCGGTGCTTGAGCTCTTCTACGTCGCGCATGCTGGACCTTCGCTGCTCAACAAGGGCAAAGAATTCCGTCAAATCTACCTGCAGTCCGCGGCTTTTCA encodes:
- the gdhA gene encoding NADP-specific glutamate dehydrogenase encodes the protein MSTYSNELIASVKAKNPSEPEFHQAVEEVLESLALVIEKHPEYRSAKILERIIEPERVVMFRVPWMDDQGEIHINRGFRIQMNSAIGPYKGGLRFHASVNLGILKFLAFEQVFKNSLTTLPMGGGKGGSDFDPKGKSDNEVMRFCQSFMNELYRHIGPETDVPAGDIGVGGREIGFLFGQYKKLTKEFTGVLTGKGLNWGGSLIRPEATGYGAVFFAVEMLKTRRQAIDKKICLVSGSGNVAQYTVQKINQLGGKVVTLSDSSGYIYDPEGIHEEKLNFVMDLKNVRRGRIQEYADKYRGAVYTPVDQKMEFNPLWNHKADCAFPSATQNEINRKDAENLLQNGVYVVSEGANMPTTLEGVNVFLDAQILYGPGKAANAGGVATSGLEMTQNSMRLQWSSEETEMRLYNIMKNIHKTCVDMAERFGTPGNYVNGANIGGFLKVADAMMDQGLV
- the serS gene encoding serine--tRNA ligase — encoded protein: MLDAGFVRENREIVERKLKSRGLQVDLTEFFALVEQRRSSMRDVEELKHRSNVVSKEIGEAKSRGEDMEARMEEMRQVKERIRQLDEVVRSAETRMSDYLLNIPNLPHDSVPVGAGASENVEVRNHQGSVEVDFKAATHIDLGVKLGILDFARAAKIAGSRFVLYRGAGAKLERALINFMIDVHTSRGYTEVLPPFIANADSLRGTGNLPKFEEDLFKLQDTNQYLIPTAEVPVTNIHRDEVLNESDLPIRYVAYTPCFRREAGTYGQETRGLIRLHQFNKVEILHFSKPEESYQQHEQLTQDAEEILRRLGLKYRVMLLCTGDLGFSSAKTYDLEVWMPGQNAFVEISSCSNFEDFQARRANIRYKPSAGKGTRLAHTLNGSGLAIGRTVAAILENYQQPDGSVKIPEALVPYMNLTALHS